The genomic region GAGTGCAAATATTGAGGCTAAGGATCATTTTTTGATCGCCGACTATTCCATTTTTGACACCAAACCCATAAGTTTTCAAGAAGTACCGAAGAATCATGCGTTTGCCGACAGTCTTACAGGTGACCCCAACTTAAAGCGTTTAATTGATATTAGCGAAGGCTGGTATACTTTCAGCGAGAAAAACGAGCAACTTTATTTCAATGATCTTCGCTTCGGAAAACTGGATATGAATGATCCTAATGCGCCATTTATTTTCAGCTTTTTACTACAGGAAGAAGATGGAGAATTAACCGCCACTGAAACTGAGCGTTCCATGAAAAATGCAGAAAGCTTGCTTCCTGAATTGTGGAGCAGAATCCTTGGAAATTGAATCTATTTTACTGAAAAAGCCAGAAATTCTGAAAAAAGCATGGCTTTAAACTACCTTTGCTTCTCAAAATGTTCAAATAAATGATTTCTGAAGATAAATTAAGAGAACGCAGTGATTCCACCTGTGAATTGTGCGGACAAACCGAACACCTGAATTTATATACAGTTTATGAAGCTCCAGAGGACCAGGAAGCAGAGATTTTGATCTGCCAGAACTGTGAGTCTCAAATAGAAGATCCTGAAAAAGTAGAACCAAATCACTGGCGTTGTCTTAACGACAGTATGTGGAGTACCATTCCTGCCGTACAGGTCATTTCGTGGAGAATGTTGAACAGACTTAAATCTGAAGGCTGGCCGCAGGACTTACTTGATATGATGTATATGGAAGATGAGTTCAAGAACTGGGCTAAAGCAGGTATACAGACTGAGGAATCTGATATTCAACTGGTTCATAAAGATAGCAATGGGGTGGTGCTGGAAGCAGGAGACAGCGTTGTTTTGATCAAAGATCTGAATGTAAAGGGCAGCAGTCTTACCGCAAAAAGAGGAACTGCAGTTCGAAGAATATCCTTGGTTCACGATAATGCTGAGCAAATTGAAGGTAAAGTGGAAGGCCAGCAGATCGTTTTACTAACCAAGTTCGTAAAGAAAATCTGATCACGCCTATGGAAAATAAAAAGAACACACAGCCAAATAATCCTTTACACGGTGTCAAACTTGCAGATATCTTAGATGACCTGCATGATCATTATGGATGGGACGGGCTTGCAGAAAGGATTAATATCAATTGCTTTAAATCCAATCCAACAAAAAAGTCTAGCTTAAAATTTCTTCGGAAGGAACTCTGGGCAAGAGAAAAAGTGGAGCGTTTGTATCTTAAGACAAACTTCAAATAGAAATATACTCACAAAAAAAGCGGCCAGTTGGCCGCTTTTTTTCTATAATTCTGCTACTGACTACTCTTCAGTTTTAGCAACTTCTTTTTCTTCTTTTTCTTTCTTTTCAGTTAAGAAACTATAGTTTTCAGAATAATCAAGCATCTGCTCTTCGAAAGATCTTGGCTGAGTTACTTTGATCGAAATGATTTCATCATTCTCATCCATTTCAGCAACCAAAACAGGATTCACGAATCCACTATATGGAGCCGATTTGAATTTGGAGTTTCTGTCCAATACCTGTTTGTGAATATCCTGATCTACCTTTACACCGTAGTTTTCTACCAGGTCTTTTGCCGCCTGGAAATCACCTTCAGACTTGATTCTCTGAGTTTCCTTAAGCAGGTCTCCGAAAAGGGAACGTAGCTTCTGGTAGTCCTTGATATCGAAATAGATCTTACCATCTTTTTCAACTTTTTCAATAACTCCTTCTTCCTGACCTTTTTCGTAAACCCATTTACTCACCCATTGCCTGTTACGCATATGAGCTTCTTCAATATCCTGACCCGGCTCAATTCTTACTAACTGAGTCATCAATCCATTACGAATATAATCGTTGTAAGCAGCTTTCCCCAGTTTTTCAGAATCATCGGTAAGTCCAAGTTCTTCCAGTTTTGGGTCCATCAGGTAATAAAGACCTACAAGATCTGCACGACCTTCTTCAAGTGTAGATGCATAGTTCTTTAGAGTTTCCTTGGTTTCTCCAACACCAGCATTCATTTGTCCTGAAGCGTGACCAACTACTTCGTGCAATGCAGTATGTAGCTTATCTGCCTCTTTCCCGTATTGTTCAGAAAGTTGTACTTCTTCTTCATCATGTGCAAATTCCTTCAGTTTATCTGATCCACCAGCACTTTCGTAAGCAGAAATGATGTTTCCTAAAGAAACAGATTTACTTCCATGCTCTTTACGAATCCAGTTCGCATTTGGAAGGTTTACACCAATTGGCGTACTTGGAGATGCATCACCTGCTTCACCAGCAACGATCACGGTTTTGTAAGTTACCCCTACTACAGAATCTTTTTTATGCTCATCCATAATTGGCGAGTTATCCTCGAACCACTGCACTTCATTCTCAAGAACGCTCATCTTTTTAGACATATCGAAATCCTTGATCTGAACGATATTTTCATAAGATCCTCTGTAACCTTTTGGATCATTATAAACTTCTATAAAACTGTTGATATAGTCAATATTACCTTCTGTAGCTTCTACCCAGGCAACGTTGTAATCATCCCAGGTTTTCAGGTCTCCGGTAGTGTAGTAATCAATTAAAAGACCTAAAGCATTTGCCTGCTTTTCATTTTCGGCAATAGCTTTTGCTTTTTCCAGCCATTTAATGATCTCATCGATCGCTTCGCCGTAAAGTCCGCCACTCTTATAAACTTTCTCTACCAGTTTCCCATTCTCCTTTACAAGCTTGGAATTAAGTCCGTAAGAAAGTGGTTTATCAGGATTTGGAGATTTCTTTTTGGCGTAGAATGCATCCACTTCCGCAGCAGTTACATCAGGACCATAGAAATTGATGGCAGAACCTTCCAGTAAACCATCAGCTTCATTAAGATTTACCTTTTTCGCATCCTTATCATTGAAGATTACTTCGTAAGCTTCACCTGTAAGTTCGGTATTGCTTTCTTTTAAGAGCGTATCAAAATATTCCTTACTGAATTCAGGTTTGATCTTCGCATTGGAATAATGATGGTGAATCCCGTTCGAGAACCATACTCTTTTGAGGTAAGTTTCAAATGAACTCCATTCTTCTGAAGACTGGTCGCCTTCATAGTTTGTATAAATATTTTCTAGGGCTTCACGAATTTCCAGGTTATGACGGTAATTCTGGTCCCACATAATATCTCTACCGGCAAGTCCAGCCTGGGTAAGATAATAGACTAATTTCTGCTCTTTCAGACTTAAGTTTTCCCAACCCGGGATCTGGTAGCGCAGTACTTTAATATCTGCAAATTCATCTACGTTTACCTCAAAATCTGAGTTCATCGCGATCTCCTGCTGCTCATCCTTATCTGCATTTTTCTTGTCCTCATTACAGGAAACGAAAGTCAATGCCGATGCTAGAAGGCAGGTACTTAATATTTTATTCATGAAAATAATTTTAGTGCGGCAAATATACTAAAACGGGGAATCAAATTCTGCGAACCTGATCCCCCGTTATATAGAAATATTGATATATTCTCTATTTTTTACTCATTTCAGTAAAATGTTTGTAAAACCATGGGATGGTTTCAATACCTTTTAGATAATTCCATATTCCGAAATGCTCGTTAGGAGAATGGATCGCATCTGTATCCAGACCAAAGCCCATCAGGATGATCTTACTATCCAGTTCTTTTTCAAACAGGGATACAATGGGAATACTTCCCCCACTTCTCTGCGGGATTGGCGTTTTTCCGAAAGTCTCCTCATAGGCTGCACTGGCCGCCTGGTAACCTATCGTGTCTATTGGAGTTACATATGGATAGCCGCCATGGTGAGGTTTCACTTTCACTCGAACACTATCTGGTGCCAGACTTTCAAAGTGTTTTGTGAACAATTCGGTAATTTCTTTGTGATCCTGATTAGGAACCAGTCGCATGGATATTTTTGCGTAAGCCTTCGATGGAAGTACTGTTTTGGCTCCTTCACCTATATAACCACCCCACATTCCATTTACGTCGAGAGTTGGCCTGATAGAACCTCTCTCCAGCGTAGAATATCCTTCCTCTCCATGAACATCCCTGATATCCAGCTTTTCCTTATACTCCTCAATACTGAAAGGTGCTTCTGCCATTTTCGAGCGTTCCTCATCACTAAGATTTTCTACATTATCATAGAAGCCTGGAATGGTAATATGATTATTATCGTCCGTAAGTTTGGAGATCATTTCACTTAAGACTTTCAGAGGATTTGCTACCGCACCACCGTAAAGGCCAGAATGCAGATCCCGGTTCGCTCCGGTCACTTCCACTTCTACGTAAGATAGTCCGCGTAGACCGGTTGTGATAGATGGGGTGTCTTTGGAGATCATTCCGGTATCAGAGATCAGGATCACATCATTCTGAAGTTTCTCCTTGTTCTCCTTAATATACCAATCCAGGTGCTCACTTCCTACTTCCTCCTCACCTTCGATCATGAATTTCACATTACATGGCAATTCATCATTTTTGGTCATGTATTCCATGGCTTTTACATGCATATACATCTGTCCTTTATCATCACATGCACCGCGAGCGAAAATTGCCCCTTCAGGATGAATAGCGGTTTTTTGCACAACAGGTTCAAAAGGCGGAGAATTCCATAGATCCAATGGATCTGGTGGCTGTACATCGTAATGCCCATATACAAGCACCGTTGGAAGATCTTTGTTAATGATCTTTTCAGCATATACGACAGGATGACCTGGAGTTGGTGCAACTTCTGCAGTATCACAACCAGCATCCAGTAGACTTTGCTTCACAGCTTCCGCAGCCTTCAGCATGTCTTCCTTGTAATTTGCATCTGCAGATATCGAAGGAATTTTCAATAATTCCTTTAATTCATCGACAAATCTGTCTTTATGTTCTTCGAGGTATGATTTTATAGAATCCATGTACTAATTTTCAGGTTTGCGTAAAGTTATAAAGAAGTCGGCGGAAAGTTGGTCTCAAAGCTCTTAGTGTTTTCATAAGAAAATTAATTTTTCTGAAAATCATTGAAATTGATCTTTACTGAAAATCAGAAACTTAGTTGTAGTCACTAAATTTTAGCTGAAATTTTTTTAATTTTTTTCTGGAAGACTGTTTGAAAATTGAAACTTATCTTTATATTTGCACCCGCTTAAGTAATTAAGCAGGGAATCACAACGAGTCCTAAGTGTTGTGAAACTTTAAATTGCGGGCGTGGTGGAATTGGTAGACACGCTAGACTTAGGATTTATCCAAATAAAAAGTGTTAATTTGCACTTTATGCGGGTGTGGTGGAATTGGTAGACACGTCAGACTTAGGATCTGATGCCGCAAGGTGTGGGGGTTCGAGTCCCTTCACCCGCACGAAAAGCCGAAGAGAAATCTTCGGCTTTTTTATTTCAAAATTCAACCTAAATATTGCTCGGGTACAACATAGGTACAACATTTTCCATTTTTTTGACTCAAAATTTGTTTTAAGCACGTTCAATATCATTTCATTTTAAATGCTATTATCTTATCCTGCATTTCATAAATTTTAAAATATGAATGATTTGATTTTCGGTTTTGTATTACCCAATATATCTTAGGCGGTTGGTATATTTTGTATTAGAAAAGACTGAAGCTAAAAATTTAACATTTTCAGAATATTTGTATATTTGCAATCGATGCAAAAAGCAAATAAAATAGCAGCAGTTTTCTTCTTGGGTCTGTTTGGCCTTATGGTGCTACATCAAGCATTTCCGCATCTGCATCATCAGCATCAGGATTCGCATTCCCATTCCCATTCGGATGTTGCCCATACGGGCGAACACCACCATCACGATAAAGGTTCGCACGAAGACGAAGAATCACCATATGGCTTTTTCGGGTTCTTTATGGATATGCACGTCCATTCCTCGGTTTCAACCGATATTATTGTCGAAAGACAAATCGTTGAACACCGTACCGATACGAATGAGAATGTTGTAAAAACCTATCCTTGTTTTCAAGAACTATATTTTATTGATAAGAGGCGAAACAACGACCCGCCGCTTTATCACCCGCCCAAACAATATTTTAATCCCTTCCTATCATCCCTCGATTTACGGGGGCCACCATCTTTAGGTTAATCGTTTGGGATTATCTATCTATTAGGTAGAAATCCTATTGAATTTCAGGCCTGTCTCTTATCAGGCAAGATTAAACCTAAATTTTCAAACAATGAATACATACATCGTGTCCGCGATATGCGGATGCCTGTTCTATGTTGTCGGTTTCTCACAAGATAAAAATATAGGGGAGCTACTCAACGAAATAGAACAGAACAATATAGAGCTGAAGGCCTATCAATCTCTTATCGATGGCCAAAAGCTTCAAAACAAGAGTGGCAACAATCTGCCCGACCCACAGCTTTCAGGATACTATCTGCCTTTTGGCGACCATCAAACCGATGACTACACCGAGTTTGAAATATCACAATCCTTTGAATTTCCTTCGGTATATGCAGCCCGTAACAAGTGGAACAACCTAAGAGCAGAACAGTTGCAGGCAGCCTATGGCGAAAAACGCCAAGAAATACTGCTAAAGGCAAAAAAAGGGCTTATAGAACTCTTTATACTTCAAAAGCGAAAAACCATTGAAGATGAACGAAAGAAACAAAGCCAAGAGGTGTATGAACAAATGCAAGAACTTTTTAACAGAGAGCAAGTCGGCATTTTAGACCTCAACAAATCTAAAGTAGCTTGGATTCAGGAGCAATTTGTGGTGGAACAACTGGAAGCGGAAATCCAAAATCAAAGAACGGCTTTGCAGGCTTTGAATGGAAATCAACCGCTTGGGTTGGACAATCTGCAATTCAATATTCCATTTCAAATACAAACCGTAGCCGATTTATGGAATGAGAAATTGGCCAAAGACCCCAAGCTTTTGGAGCTAAAAGCTTATGAAGCCGCGGCACAGCAAAACGTCCAGTTGGAAAAAAACAAACTACTGCCGGACCTTTCATTGGGTTACAATTACCAAGGGGTCAACGGCAACAACTATTCGGGTGTTTATGGAGGGTTGACCATTCCTTTATGGAACAGTAAAAACAGGGTAAAAGCGGCACAAGCCAATTACGAATACCAGCAGTCCAACACACAAGTTGAACAACAAATGCTATATGCCAAATTACAACAAGAGTACAATCAGTATCAATTGTTGCTAAACAAGTACACGGAATATCAGGACACCATAGAAACCCTAAATAGTGAAGATTTGCTCTTTAAAGCCTACAGCTTGGGAGAATACTCGTTTTTGGAATACTATATGGAAGTGCAATTCTATCGGGACGCAACCGATAGAATGTTGCAAATGGAAAAACAGTTACAGCTTTTACAAGCACAATTATTAATACATCAGTTATAACAATTTTAAAAATTAAAAAGATGAAACATTTATCAAAAATACTAATAGCACTTATAGTAATAGCGGCAATCAGCCTTACGGGATGCCGGGAAACAAAAAAGGAAGAAGCACAAGATGACCACGGTCACGAGCATAACCCGGACGGCTCTCATATGGAACAGGAAGATTTGAAGCAGGAAGAATTTATGGTAGGTCAGGACACCCTTCAAAAGCAAGAACACGGCCATAGTCACGATGACGACCACGGCCATTCCAACGATAATGACGGACACCAACATTAATAAAAGAAAAAGATGAAAAAGTATTTAATAATTGTGCTTGCCTTTATGGCAGTAGCTTGTAAACAGAATCACGAAGATGAACACGTCCACAATGCTGACGGGAGCCACGTAGGCGAGGAGACCCCGAGATTGGATTATACATTGTGGACGGACAATACCGAACTCTTTGTTGAGTTCCCGGCATTGATTGTCGGGCAACCCAGCAGATTTGCCGCTCACTTTACAGTTTTGGACAACCACCAACCCGTACGCGAAGGCTCGGTAACGGTCAGCTTGATAAAAGGAGACAAAGGTTTGCGAACCACAGCAGATGCCCCTTCTTCCCCAGGAATTTTTTCACCCACCATTCAGCCGAAGGAAGCGGGTGTACACCAATTGGTTTTCGACCTTTCCACACCGCAATACAGCGACAACATCGTGATTAAAGACGTGATGGTCTATCCCAATTTGGAGGAAGCCCAAAAAGCGATAGGCAATGCTGGAGAAGAGGCACCCATTTCCTTTTTAAAGGAACAGGCCTGGAAAATCGATTTCCAAACGGCGCAGGCCACAAAAGGGGAAATTTACGATGTCATCACTTCATCGGGTGTTTGGAAACCTGCTCAAGGTTCTGTAAAAACGATGGTCGCCACGGCCAATGGGACGGTCAATTTTACCGCGACCAACCTGACCGAAGGGATGGAAGTGAAACAAAACCAATTGTTGTTGAACGTGAGCAGTCAGGGATTGGCGAACAATAATTTGAGTGCCGAGGTCGCTTCCGCGAAAGCGAAATTTGAACAGGCCCAATCAGAATACAACCGAAAAAAGGAACTCTACGAAAGCAAAATCATTCCAAAGTCAGAGTTTGAAAAAGTACAGAGCAACTATGCGATTGCCAAATCACAATATCAGTCCATCGCTTCGGGCGTTTCGGGTGGTAGCAAGCAAATCCGTGCACCCTTTAATGGTTTTATCAGAACCGTGAATGTATCCAATGGTGACTATGTGGACCAAGGCGCTGTCTTGATAAGTGTAGCTACTGATGAGTCCAAAGTGTTGAAATCACAGGTGGCACCCACCTATGGCCTGACGATGCAAAACATCAAGGGGATGTGGTACCAGACTGAAACAGGTGATTGGAAAAACATTTCAGATTCCGAGGGCGAAATATTGTCCATTTCAAAGGATGTAGAAAGGGAGAATCCGTTGATATCCGTCTTTGCCAAGGTCAACGATGTTATCAATGTTCCCGACGGCAGCTTGACCCAGGTTCAGATTGCAATGGGCGATGGAGAGCAAACAACCCTGGTACCCGAGTCGGCACTTTTAGAAGATTATGGGAATTACTCGGTAGTTCTGCAACTCGGTGGCGAAAGTTTTGAAAGACGACCCATAACCATCGGGAAGCGCAACGGTAAAAACGTGGAAGTCTTAAAAGGCTTGGAAGTTGGCGATGTGGTAGTCACTACAGGAGCCTATCAGGTAAAAATGGCATCAATGTCCGGTACCACACCGGCACACGGACACGACCACTAAAAAGGAGAATTATGTTAACTAAAATATTAGAATTTTCCCTTCATAATCGTTTGATGATTTTGTTGGGAGCAGTGGTATTGAGCGTATTGGGAATTTACTACGCCAAAACAATGAACGTAGATGTGTTCCCAGACTTGACAGCACCAACCGTAACCATTTTGACCGAAGCCCACGGGATGGAATCGGAAGAAGTGGAAAAATTGGTGACCTACCAATTGGAAACCGCTATGAACGGGTCGCCCAATGTAAGGCGTATCCGCTCGTCATCCGCCGCAGGGATTTCCATTGTTTGGGTAGAATTTGAATGGGGAACGGACATCTACAGAGCTCGCCAGATTGTGAGCGAGCGCATACCAATGGTACGTGAAAATTTGCCCGAGGGTATTGGTGCGCCCACAATGGCACCCATTTCATCCATTATGGGAGAGATTATGCTATTGGGCGTAACGTCCGATAGTCTGTCGCCTATGGAATTGCGAACGCTGTCCGATTGGACTATCCGCCCGCGCGTCAAAGCCATTGGTGGCATTGCCAACGTGGTGGTCATAGGTGGTGACTACAAGCAGTATCAGGTATTTGCCAATCCTGAAAAATTGAAGCACTACAATGTGAGCTTGCAAGAATTGGTAGAGCACGTAAAGGAAGCCAATGTAAACGCACCAGGTGGTATTGTGAACCAATACGGAAATCAATACATCATTAAAGGAAGCGGTAGGGCCTACGTTTTGGAGGACTTACAGGAAGCCGTGGTAAAACAAATCAATGGGCAGACCATCAAAGTCAAGGATGTGGCGACGGTTCAAATCGGTGCGTCCGATAAAATCGGAGATGGTTCATTGAACGGCAATAAATCAGTTATCCTTACCATTTCAAAACAGCCCGATGTCAATACCCTCAAATTGACCGAAGATTTGGACGTCGCCATTGCCGATTTAGAAAGGACCTTACCAGAAACCGTAGAAATCAAAAGTCAAATCTTCAGGTCGTCGGATTTCATCAATGCGTCCATCAGCAACTTGAATTGGACGTTAATGGAAGGGGCATTCTTTGTCGTAATAGTCTTGTTTATCTTTTTGATGAACTGGCGCACCACGGTCATTTCGTTATTGGCCATTCCCATATCCCTGTTGGTCTCTATAATTATTTTGCAATGGCTGGGCTATACCATCAACACGATGAGCCTGGGCGGTATGGCAATTGCAATTGGCGCATTGGTCGATGATGCCATTATCGATGTGGAAAATGTCTATAAACGCTTGCGCGAAAACAGCCAACTGCCAAAAGCAGAGCGCAAATCGATGATTACGGTCGTTCGCGATGCTTCGGTGGAAATCAGGAGTTCCATCATTATTGCGACATTAATCATCATTGTGTCTTTTGTTCCTTTGTTCTTTTTAAGCGGAATGGAAGGTCGATTGTTGCAACCTCTCGGGATTGCCTTTGTAACCTCTGTATTGACCTCATTGGTCGTGGCCGTGACAGTGACACCCGTATTGTGCTCATATTTATTGAACAAGGAAAAAC from Christiangramia sp. OXR-203 harbors:
- a CDS encoding PhnA domain-containing protein — protein: MISEDKLRERSDSTCELCGQTEHLNLYTVYEAPEDQEAEILICQNCESQIEDPEKVEPNHWRCLNDSMWSTIPAVQVISWRMLNRLKSEGWPQDLLDMMYMEDEFKNWAKAGIQTEESDIQLVHKDSNGVVLEAGDSVVLIKDLNVKGSSLTAKRGTAVRRISLVHDNAEQIEGKVEGQQIVLLTKFVKKI
- a CDS encoding dipeptidyl-peptidase 3 family protein; translated protein: MNKILSTCLLASALTFVSCNEDKKNADKDEQQEIAMNSDFEVNVDEFADIKVLRYQIPGWENLSLKEQKLVYYLTQAGLAGRDIMWDQNYRHNLEIREALENIYTNYEGDQSSEEWSSFETYLKRVWFSNGIHHHYSNAKIKPEFSKEYFDTLLKESNTELTGEAYEVIFNDKDAKKVNLNEADGLLEGSAINFYGPDVTAAEVDAFYAKKKSPNPDKPLSYGLNSKLVKENGKLVEKVYKSGGLYGEAIDEIIKWLEKAKAIAENEKQANALGLLIDYYTTGDLKTWDDYNVAWVEATEGNIDYINSFIEVYNDPKGYRGSYENIVQIKDFDMSKKMSVLENEVQWFEDNSPIMDEHKKDSVVGVTYKTVIVAGEAGDASPSTPIGVNLPNANWIRKEHGSKSVSLGNIISAYESAGGSDKLKEFAHDEEEVQLSEQYGKEADKLHTALHEVVGHASGQMNAGVGETKETLKNYASTLEEGRADLVGLYYLMDPKLEELGLTDDSEKLGKAAYNDYIRNGLMTQLVRIEPGQDIEEAHMRNRQWVSKWVYEKGQEEGVIEKVEKDGKIYFDIKDYQKLRSLFGDLLKETQRIKSEGDFQAAKDLVENYGVKVDQDIHKQVLDRNSKFKSAPYSGFVNPVLVAEMDENDEIISIKVTQPRSFEEQMLDYSENYSFLTEKKEKEEKEVAKTEE
- a CDS encoding efflux RND transporter periplasmic adaptor subunit, yielding MKKYLIIVLAFMAVACKQNHEDEHVHNADGSHVGEETPRLDYTLWTDNTELFVEFPALIVGQPSRFAAHFTVLDNHQPVREGSVTVSLIKGDKGLRTTADAPSSPGIFSPTIQPKEAGVHQLVFDLSTPQYSDNIVIKDVMVYPNLEEAQKAIGNAGEEAPISFLKEQAWKIDFQTAQATKGEIYDVITSSGVWKPAQGSVKTMVATANGTVNFTATNLTEGMEVKQNQLLLNVSSQGLANNNLSAEVASAKAKFEQAQSEYNRKKELYESKIIPKSEFEKVQSNYAIAKSQYQSIASGVSGGSKQIRAPFNGFIRTVNVSNGDYVDQGAVLISVATDESKVLKSQVAPTYGLTMQNIKGMWYQTETGDWKNISDSEGEILSISKDVERENPLISVFAKVNDVINVPDGSLTQVQIAMGDGEQTTLVPESALLEDYGNYSVVLQLGGESFERRPITIGKRNGKNVEVLKGLEVGDVVVTTGAYQVKMASMSGTTPAHGHDH
- a CDS encoding VF530 family protein, which codes for MENKKNTQPNNPLHGVKLADILDDLHDHYGWDGLAERININCFKSNPTKKSSLKFLRKELWAREKVERLYLKTNFK
- a CDS encoding TolC family protein; this encodes MNTYIVSAICGCLFYVVGFSQDKNIGELLNEIEQNNIELKAYQSLIDGQKLQNKSGNNLPDPQLSGYYLPFGDHQTDDYTEFEISQSFEFPSVYAARNKWNNLRAEQLQAAYGEKRQEILLKAKKGLIELFILQKRKTIEDERKKQSQEVYEQMQELFNREQVGILDLNKSKVAWIQEQFVVEQLEAEIQNQRTALQALNGNQPLGLDNLQFNIPFQIQTVADLWNEKLAKDPKLLELKAYEAAAQQNVQLEKNKLLPDLSLGYNYQGVNGNNYSGVYGGLTIPLWNSKNRVKAAQANYEYQQSNTQVEQQMLYAKLQQEYNQYQLLLNKYTEYQDTIETLNSEDLLFKAYSLGEYSFLEYYMEVQFYRDATDRMLQMEKQLQLLQAQLLIHQL
- a CDS encoding dipeptidase; this translates as MDSIKSYLEEHKDRFVDELKELLKIPSISADANYKEDMLKAAEAVKQSLLDAGCDTAEVAPTPGHPVVYAEKIINKDLPTVLVYGHYDVQPPDPLDLWNSPPFEPVVQKTAIHPEGAIFARGACDDKGQMYMHVKAMEYMTKNDELPCNVKFMIEGEEEVGSEHLDWYIKENKEKLQNDVILISDTGMISKDTPSITTGLRGLSYVEVEVTGANRDLHSGLYGGAVANPLKVLSEMISKLTDDNNHITIPGFYDNVENLSDEERSKMAEAPFSIEEYKEKLDIRDVHGEEGYSTLERGSIRPTLDVNGMWGGYIGEGAKTVLPSKAYAKISMRLVPNQDHKEITELFTKHFESLAPDSVRVKVKPHHGGYPYVTPIDTIGYQAASAAYEETFGKTPIPQRSGGSIPIVSLFEKELDSKIILMGFGLDTDAIHSPNEHFGIWNYLKGIETIPWFYKHFTEMSKK